In the Eptesicus fuscus isolate TK198812 chromosome 22, DD_ASM_mEF_20220401, whole genome shotgun sequence genome, CCAGGCAGCCCGGCCGGCCATGGCACCGCCCAGAGGGCAGGTTTCCAGACGGAACAGGCAAGCTTCCCAAGCGCCTCCTTTCAAAAACTCTCCTCAGAATGCTAACGGTGGCGGGGGGAGTAGTTTTGTGGTCAAATCAACTTGGTCAACATTTAGCGGCAAGACTTCCAAACTGTATGGATGTGCACTGAGTCTCCGAAACGGGGCTGCAACTGACACCATCTCCTAGATACAGTCCCCACGGCGTCCCTCTGACAAGGGCTATCGGCCCCAGAGGCCTAACCAGCATCTAGAAAAGACTCTTTGGAATCTAGAACACTATTTCTCAATTTTGTCTTGACTGTGACCCCCCACTAagaaaaaattacacacacacacacacacacacacacacacacacacatatgtatgtgtgtgtgtgttaaatatctgtactggtttttagagagaaagggagagggagggacagaaacgtcaatgagagcaTGACACCCACATTGACCACACCGCCACCGAGGGCCGCACGTGAACCCTGAGCAGTGCTGAGCCGGAATCAAACCGGcgccttttggtgcctgggacaatgcccaacaactgagccacactggccagggcaagaaatacatttttaactcGTACCCACTTGTGTTAAAGGAAAAACCACAGACTCCCGAGAAACATCCCTCAGCCAACCCGCCTGAAACTCGCTGGGCAGCACCAGGAGGGCCGCTGGCGCCGGGCCCTCTCGTCCCCACAGGAAATGAGGCCATCGGCAGGACAAAgccctgctcctctctcccaAACCCAAAATAACCCTTTCTTTTCTGTTGTCAACACCTCCCTTGCCCAACCGCTCTTCCTATAAAATCCTTCCCCCCGACACAGCCCCTGAGCGTCCTCCCAGCCGCCGGAGGGGATGCTGCCTGCTCAGGACGCCTTCATAGAGCCGACCCGGTCTTCCAACGTACTCAGCTGACTGTTACTAACATCTGCACAGGAGAAGTtcatggaataaaaaaacaacacttataATCACCATGTGCTACATTCTATGTGTAATAATccacttaaatttctttttttgttggtaGCAACCCACTAATTGGTTTTCTACCCATTGGGTCAAAACCCACAATTTAAAACCACTTAGACTCTCTCGTGCCCCAGAGAATGAACACACTGTGCTCGGCGCTGCTGAACGATGGATTCCTTATGGTGAAGGGAAGGCCTTCAGATTCCACACTTTGCCACATGACTGGCCCACACCCGCCCCCACTCTGAATGTGCTAGTAAACGTGACTAAATTAGCCGCACTTCAGAGAAAAGAGAGCCCAGAAGAAAACCAAAAGGATGCCCACCTCAGCCCCAAACAGCTTCTTCCCAATCAGGGAGCCCGGCAGTCACAGAAAGCTGTGCTCCCAGGCCCGGCCTCACACCGGAGTcctgccgggcggggggggggggggggggggggggggggggggggggggggggggtgcctctgGAGCACCAGCATCAGCTGGGCGGACGAGAGTCCTGGCTGCGCAGAACAGAACGCCTGCCCCGCCCGGAGCCGCACTTGCTCAGAGAaaaggaacagcaggtgcaaaggcgaGGAAGCCACACTGCTCTGGCTCGGTGGCTCAGGTGGGCGGCGTCCTGCCACCAAAAAACAGGTCGAGggttcagtgtttctctttccttccttctctcttctccctccttccctccctccctctaaaaaaaaaccaGAATCAGCCAGTATTAAAAAAAAGCCACACCTTAGTTCTGAGATTCtttgccccgccccctccgcctgagAGGAAAGCCCCCGATGCGAGGCCCGGCCGGCCGGATGCCCGAGGACACTGGCACTGCCCCTCAGAGCTCTGCCCTGGGAAGAGGCCCACGGAGGAAAGCCCTCCCTCAGGGAGGTGAAGCCTCTTCGATCACACTGAGCCGAGCGCTGTCCCACAACAGCCGACAGACACACTGACCTTTACAGTCATGTGTCTCTCACTTTTCTGTTCCTTTAAACTGTCTATTGGGCCAGACTGGAACACACAAAGTGCTTGTCTCTAGGCTCTGAAAGGTCAATGAAGGCAAAAGCACCCACGTGACAGATGGCTCAGGCTGGGAAGTAATGGGAAACCAGAAAGAACTGAACTGTATTTGTCTTCCTGGGAAAGGAAGCAGGACTAGGGGTGGGGAGACGCAGAATTCGAAATCTCAAAGGTGCTGGAGGAGggagtgatcttttttttttttttttaatatattttattgatctttcacagagaggaagggagagggatagcgagtcagaaacatcgatgagagagaaacatcgaccagctgcctgctgcacgccccctactggggatgtgcccgcaaccaaggtacatgcccttgaccggaatcgaacctgggacctttcagtccgcaggccgacgctctatccactgagccaaaccggtcagggcgggaGTGATCTTTATAAAGAAGAGACACGAGTCTAAACTGACCCCAAGGTTCCCAGGCCATCAAAACATtcgtacagccgaaaccggtttggctcagtggatagagcgtcggcctgcggactcaagggtcccaggttcaattccggtcaagggcatgtaccttggttgcgggcacatccccagtggggggtgtgaaggaggcagctgatcgatgtttctctctcatcgatgtttctggctctctatctctctcttcctctctgtaaaaaatcagtaaaaaaaaacatTCCTACACCCAATATCAAAATCTGGGacccgccctagctggttgggctcagtggatagagcatcggcctgcggaccaaaggttcccaggttcgattccttggtggcaggctcctcccagcctgagcctccctccccatcccatgcaagaagcaaccaatccatgtgcttctctcacatcgatgttgctgtctttcctctctcttctattctccctaaaaatcaatggaaaaatatccttgggtgagaattcacacacaaaaactagaaaaaaaaaacaaaaaaaaccccagaaaCCTGGCATCCTAGGCagtttctgttaaaaataaacaaagatcaAAAACAGGTAATGCAATTCAATGTCAAGATAGCAAaagtcagccgaaaccggtgtggctcagtggatagagcgtcggcctgcggactcaaaggtcccgggttcgattccggtcaagggcatataccttggtttcgggcacatccccagtagggggtgtgcaagaggcagctgatcgatgtatctctctcatcgatgtttctaactctctatccctctcccttcctctctgtaaaaaatcaataaaattggccactttggctcagtggatagtgtgttggcctgtggaggtctgtggactgaaggtcccagatttgaaggtcccagatttgattctggtcaagggcacgtacctccattgcaggcctgatccccggtCGTGGTTGGGGtcaagtatgggaggcaaccaatcggtgtctctctcacatcaatgtatctctccctgtctctccccctcccttccactctctctaagaatcaatggaaaatatcctcgggtgaggatgaacaacaacaagaTACAAAAGTCAGTATATTTGGCACCAGCCACCCCTCACTCTGGGCCGACAGGAATGTCAGCCTGAGAGCAGCAGCCACGCTCCTCTGCTCACAATGGAGCCCCCGGGCCTGCCACAGGGCCTAGGCCAGGAGGCACCGCGTCCTCGCCGAGGAAACACGTCTTCCAGGCCCGATGGGTGGCCTGGCTTGGGGGGTCCCAGTAACAACCCTCTTAACGCTGCCAGGCCTCACAGTGTCAGCTCTGTCCCAGCAGAGCTGCCCAGGAAACCCCTGAGCAAAGGCCCAGCACAAGGAACTCTCCGAGCAGCACTGAACCCAGACAACGAAGGAGAcagcccttcccccctctccacctccttcccccgGAAACGTCCGGATCTCAATGAACTTACCAAGTGTCGGATCCCGTTCCAGGTGTGATACATGAGAGGGAAGGCGAGAGCAAACTTGGCTGAATGGATCAGCACCGGCCCCAGACTCAGGGACTTCACCAGTTCCAGATGAGACTCAAAGTTCCCCGGGAGCAACAGGGCCGACAAGCCGAAAAGAGAGACCCCTGTGGAGACAACCACAGAAGCCATCACCGCTGCCCTCCAGCCACCACCAGGTACCACCGGGCTGGCCGACAGCACCCCAACGTGCTGGACCGCCCGCGTCAGAGCACGGGTCACTCACAGCCGTTCCTCTGAGCGCCTGCTGTCGGGCACCGTGTCTTCCCTTCCTGCGCTCCCTTTCCCTGCTGTCTGCTCATCACTAACTCACCCTGTCCCAGGCTCCCTCAGCTCTCACCTGCCATTCTCAAGGACTTTACCTAGTCTCACCCAGATTTCCACACCATCTTCACTGTGAAAAATCGTGAGTATATTAATCTCCACAGAACCTAAGCAATGGAAGGTTGTTACTAGCCATCACTTCTATCTTTTAAAGAATCGTTTGTAAAGTTCTTTttcaataaattctattttaaagtcAAACTAGTGTCAGCCTTCTTTTCAAGTTCAACATGCTTTCTGGAGTTCTACATTGGCCACCAAGTCTCTACCGTCTGAACAAATACCTCCTGTCTCGGCCAGCTGCTCTGCTGCTGGAAGAAACGAGAGCAGGAACCTCTCCGACCCCCACGGCCACGGGGCCACGTCCCAGCGTGTGCACCAAGGCCACTCCGCGCTCTCCCACAGGCCTGCTCTCAAGCAGCAGCCCAAGTCATCACTCCAGCGACTGGCGCTTCCAATCCCTAAGCCCGTGGCTAAGGTCACTTCTCTACTGGaatgccctcctccacctcctcttcatGAACTTTCAACTCACCCTTCCCTCAAGCTCGCCAACTCCTCAGCTGGCCTCCCCTGAGGTCGCCTCTCTATCAAAGCTATCACAGTGCATTGTAAACATTTGTCTTACTCCTCATACTCCTCTACCCTGAGGAGAGAGGCTATTAATATCATTCCCCAATTTCCAACGTGTAATGGGAGATGAATTAGAAGGAATGAACAGTTCTTTCTGAAATGACACTGCGAGCAAACATCCATTTATTTACTCGTTTAGTAAATAAAGATTTCCTACATGCTAGAGCGTATGAGTGTAAACAAGACAGACGCAGTCCCCACTCTCTACAGCCTAATAAAAGAGACAAGTTTATAAGaattaagcaaacaaaataattacaaagtATATAACACAAACTATGAAAGAAACAACCAATGTGATAAGAACTATGAAGGACAGTGCTTGAAACTGAAAACTAACAATAGATCTAGCAACAGAAGCCACTTCAGACATGGCAGTGAGCAAAGGACATCAAGATGGCACTTTGTGAGGAAACTAACCACGCATGGCACAGCAGCGGCTCTGTGCCGGGACCTGAGGGCCCGTGACGAGGGAGCAGAGCGAGGGGGCAGATTAGGCGGAGCATTTAGGCCGTGGTGGAGGCCTGAATTTCAATctaagagaaaaggcaaataatcctatctaataaagagggaatatgctaattgactccatcacaaagatggctgcacccacagctgaggccaagttcccataaggagccttaacgagcaatcagcagggacctgaggctacgccctcccccacccggaagggcttgacaggggacctcagggtgcgcttcccgtcctggtgctgggctaggggacctcaggctgcccacccccccccgccccagcgccaggccgggggacctcaggccgcgccccccaccaggtggggcttgacagaggacctaaaggcatgccctctgccctggtctgggctggggaacctcaggccaagCCCCCCATcctagcgccaggccaggggacctgaggctacgtccactgcccggcagggcttgacaagggtgggaatggctgggtctggatctagcccaatggggggggggggggggctgtcggGTCTGGGtttcatgtgattttgaggtttatgtgggtgggcggggacttgactctgggtcccgtggtgagcccccgactctgacaggaggaaggttttcatatacattttactaattttctttcatctctgacacttctattatagagaaagagcaaatagcaatattaaattatttcctctaattaatccccttttaatgtgcacaaatttcgtgcactgggtcactagtagtaTTAGAACAGGGAAAATAAAGTAGAAGATTCTAAGCCTGACAtgactcaaaaatatttttaaaaaatttttcttgctGTTGTGTGAAAAATATATTGGAGGCGAGCCACAACGTGCAAAGATCATGTTGCTGGGACTGATTCATTTCAGGCCAACGAAGCCGAGTCTCGCTGCCATCTGGCCAATGCACTCCGCCCTCCGAGAGGCTGTGGCTATTAAATTAATTGTGCTTCTCATCCCTGTTCCCGTAAGTCAACACCTAGAGTCTAGTTTCTTGAAGTCCCATCAATGCTGGGAGAGGCATTATTAATGTGTCATTTTGTAGGAataaactgaggtttagagagtaGATGAAGTGGCCTAAGTCATCCACCTGACGacctctgctcctgctcccttCAGCACTGGAGGGAACAGggggctgctgccacagagaacAGCTACTACCTCCCGCCCTGGAGCCAGGAGATCTGGGAAGAACAGGGTACATGCTGACTACATGGTCATTCAAAGgggtaaaggaaaataaaagtaattactaAGTACAGttgtgaaaaaatacatttaatttcagCAAAAGAATACTTGATCATCAGAGTCCACGATCAGACTGTCCCCATCAGTGGTGACAGATACGCTTAGGCAACACAGGGAACCACAGCCAGAGAAATAAGCTGCTCTGCTCTCGATACCCTCATAAGCAGAAAGCATCCACCGAAAAATGACAAGACTCAAGCAAGCAGAAACACAGTAACGATGAACTTACAGTTAAAATAGCCTAACCTTGAACGTATCCCGTTACTTCAGTGCAAGTAGGTTAACCAGCAGAAACCATCCCCGGATTCCCAGGTGACACAGTCATCCTCCGGCCTGGACTCCATCCCTCCCGCCCAAGGAATGCAGCACCGGATCTCAGCTGGGGGTGCCCATCCTCACTTCGCCACCAGCAAAACGAACCTGGCTGCGTGCAGCGGAGACGTGGCTTTGGATCAAGTCTGCCACGGTCTGAGCTGCAGCTCCCTAACTGCAGGACTCCTACACGGAAGCCACCAGTCTTGCTGAAGACCACGACCACTTCAGTACAACAGTCCTCAGAAGCctaggagccctggccggtttggctcagtggacagagcgtcggcctgcagagtgaagggtcctgggttcaattccggccacgagcacatatctcggttgcaggctcctccctgtgcaggaggcaaccaatgggtgtgtttctctcacatcaacatttctctgtctgtccctctctctcccactctctaaaaatcaatggaaaaacatcctcggtgaggattaaaaataaataaataaatacaaaagcagcccagcctattatgaaaaacaaaaatatctccaTGTCTCCAGCAGAGGACGTTTAAAACACAGCTGATCCTCTTACAAACTATCTCCCTCCTGTGGAAAGACGCATCCAATCGCAGAACCTGTAACAAACCTCACCTCCGGAAAAGGATGGATGAGACCAGTGTACAATCACCGGGGCTCTATCTACATCACATGAACAGGCAGGCACTGTGGTCTGTGATTGAGACAGGGAGACTGGAGAGTGAGTCAGGCATTGGGCCTGATCAATTCTGAGTGACAAAGAATGGGGCTAAAACGGAGTCTAAGAATAAGGCTGATGACTGACCTCAGATTGAGTTGGGTCAGCGTTCAGTCAGCCAGCCCATCTCTATTACATTTCTATCTCTGCACTGTGATTTTAGTAAATATACCAGCAGGATGTGCTAGGGATGATTTTAAAATCCCTAAGCAAAGAACCTGAGCATAACGGATACTCTTAATTAATTGTTAAaagtaatgaatgaaaaataagctTAAAACAGACTCATCTTTTTCTCTAAATCAAGTTGCTGAGTTGCAAGGAAGGCAGTGCCCGGAGCCAAAGAAACAGCAAAGTTATTCACAGAAGtttgtgcgcgtgtgtgtgtgtgtgtgtgtgtgtgtgtgcacaaaaACAGACAGACGTACCTGCACTCAAGGCAACACCAGTGCCGCGGTGGCCAATGGACATCGCCATGGGAAGAGACCAACTGCAAAGAAACATAAAAGCAACTGAAAACAGGAAAAGATGAGCCCCAGGttggccagggtggctcaatggttgagtgttgacccatgaaccaggaggtcacggttcaatttccagtcaggacacacccCCCAGCTGTAGGTTCATAGGCTCGATCTCTAgtagggcttgtgcaggaggcagccgatcaatgattctctctcatcactgatgtttctatctctctctctcttcctctcactccctttctctggaaccaataaaaaaacatactaaaaaaagaaaagaaaagatgagccctagccagttttctcagtggttagagcatcagcccatggactgaagggtagtgggttcgattctggtgaagggtacgtaccttggttgcaggctcgatcccggccccagttggggtgcatgttgCAGGCAACCATTAAtatgtctcacatcaatgtttctctgtctctatccctcccttctaCTATCTATAAACAAGCCAACAGGATCTCCTTTGGAgaggactaacaaaaaaaaaaggaaaagatgacaCACACTAGAGTCCACTCTGGCAAAGAGAATAGAAACCACTGTGGAAACAAGCAGTATTTAAACAGAAACAATCAGCTTTCACATTCCTGTGTGTCCACGTTCTCGTTTTTAGTTAGAGCACTGATCTATTTAAGCAGCAGCCTTCCC is a window encoding:
- the SDHC gene encoding succinate dehydrogenase cytochrome b560 subunit, mitochondrial isoform X2, with translation MAALLLSAVPLGTSAKEEMERFWNKNVGSNRPLSPHITIYSWSLPMAMSIGHRGTGVALSAGVSLFGLSALLLPGNFESHLELVKSLSLGPVLIHSAKFALAFPLMYHTWNGIRHLMWDLGKGLKVPQLTQSGVAVLVLSVLSSVGLAAM